The window GCTGAGCTAGAATCGGCACTAGCAAGCTATAAAACAGCACAAGCTCAAATCGCAGCAATTAATGCACAAATCGAACAATCACGTCTAACCCTTGCAACAGCTAAAGAGGATTTAGGCTATACCAGCATTGTTGCACCGATGGATGGAACAATTGTGGCGATTGTGACTGAAGAAGGCCAAACGGTAAATGCGAACCAAACTGCTCCGACCATTGTCAAACTCGCAACGCTAGATAACATGACCGTCAAGGCGCAAATTTCTGAAGCGGACGTGATGAAAGTGGAGAAAGGTCAAACGGTTTACTTCACAACGCTTGGCAACAGTGAAAAGAAACACTATGCAAAATTGCGTCAAGTTGAGCCTGCTCCAAATTCAATTAACACTGAAACCTCGACCAATAGCTCTTCATCCTCATCAAATTCTGCTGTTTATTACAATGCGCTATTTGATGTGCCAAATGAGGATGGCAAATTACGAATCGACATGACTGCGCAGGTTTACATTGTTTTAGCTGAAGCTAAAAATGTACTGACGATTCCTGCGGCAGCGGTTCAAAGTAGCAAACGCCCTGCTCGTAAAGATCGTGCAGCGCCTGCATCAAATAATGAAACCGATCAACGTCCGAATAACCGACTTGAGCTAAGTCCAGAACAACGCCAATTGGTCACTGAAGGAAAAGCCAGTATCGCAAATGTACGTGTCATCCAAGCAGATGGTTCTGCCAAAGTACAACCGGTATTGGTGGGTTTAAATAACCGTGTCACAGTTGAAGTCATCAAAGGTCTTAAACAAGGTGATCAAGTGATCATTGCTGATGGCTCAGATAGCTCAAATGATGCAGCCAAACGCAGTGGCCAGCGTGCGATGAGAATGTAATATGACTCAAGATCAAATTCATTCGACCAAACCACTGCTCGAAGTCAGTAACCTAACCCGTGAATTTCCTGCGGGGGAAACCACGGTCCAAATTCTCAAGGGCATCAATTTAAAGATTTATGCAGGTGAGTTGGTTGCGATCGTCGGTCAATCAGGATCGGGCAAATCAACCCTAATGAATATCCTCGGTTGTTTAGATAAACCGACTGAGGGAAGTTATTTGGTCAATGGCCGTGAAACACGGCAACTTGAACCTGACGAACTCGCGCAATTACGCCGTGAATATTTTGGATTTATTTTCCAACGTTATCATTTATTGGGTGATCTGAGTGCATCAGGCAATGTCGAAGTTCCTGCAATCTATGCAGGTGTAGACAATCATTTACGCCAAGAACGTTCCGCAGAGTTATTGTCTGAACTCGGATTAGGAGAACGTTTACATCATCGCCCAAGCCAACTTTCAGGCGGTCAACAGCAACGTGTATCGATTGCACGTGCTTTGATGAATGGTGGTGATGTTATTTTGGCAGATGAACCGACGGGTGCATTGGACAAAAATAGTGGTATTGAAGTCATGCGAATTTTGCGTGAACTCAATGCCAAAGGTCATACTATTATCTTGGTGACCCATGATCTAAATGTTGCCAAAAATGCAACGCGTATTATCGAAATCAGTGATGGTAATATTATTTCGGATCGTGCCAATACGCCTGAAAATACTGATCCAGACCTTGAACATCAACCGTTGCAACGGGAGCCGCAAAAGAAAACTTCTGCTTGGCGTTCTTTCTTTGATCGTCTCGGTGAAGCTTTTCGCATGGCGCTGCTTGCAATGAATGCCCATCGCATGCGAACCTTTTTAACCATGCTTGGGATTATCATCGGGATTGCATCTGTCGTCTCCGTTGTGGCGCTCGGAAATGGTTCGCAAAAACAAATTTTAGAAAATATCAGCAGTCTCGGCACCAATACCATCACGGTCTATCAAGGTCGGGGGTTTGGTGATACATCAAGGGCCTCCCAAGTCAAAACCTTGGTTCCTGCGGATGCTGATGCATTAGCTGAACAGCCTTATGTCGATGGGGTAAGTCCATCTGCAAACACCAGTGTAACGTTACGTTTTAAAGATACCGAAGCTTCCGCAACCGTAAATGGTGTGAGTGAAGACTTTTTCTATGTTCGAGGCATGACCTTCAAATCGGGACAGCCTTTTGACAAAGCAGGTGTCACCCAACGTGCACAGGATGTGGTGATTGATGCCAATACAGAAAAGACTTTTTTTGCTGATGGTACCAATCCTGTAGGTCAAGTGATTCTGTTGGGAAGTGTTCCGAGCCGAATTATTGGTGTCATTGAAGCTGAAAAAGGCTTTATGGGAAATTCCGACAGTTTAAATGTCTATCTCCCCTACTCGACTGTGATGAGCCGTATGTTGGGACAGTCCAATGTTCGTAGCATCATTGTGCGTATCAAAGATGAATATCCAAGTACAGCAGCTGAAAATGCAATCCTGACTTTGCTTGAACAGCGTCACGGCGCACAAGATGTCTTTACTCAAAACTCAGACAGTATTCGTGAAACCATTCAACAAACCACAGCCACGATGACTTTACTGATCTCAGCGATTGCCGTCATTTCTCTGGTCGTAGGTGGGATTGGCGTGATGAATATTATGCTGGTTTCGGTGACTGAACGAACCCAAGAAATTGGGGTACGTATGGCGGTCGGCGCAAGACAAAGCGATATTTTGCAGCAGTTTTTGATCGAAGCGATCTTGGTCTGTCTGTTAGGTGGTGTTCTTGGTGTCCTGCTCTCTTTAGGCATTGGTCAAGTCATCGGGCATTTTGCCAAAGGCGTTATTGAAATGAGTTACTCAACCACTTCAATTGTTGCTGCCTTTGTATGCTCAAGTTTAATTGGTATCGTTTTTGGTTTCTTACCAGCACGAAACGCAGCACAACTCGATCCAGTTGCTGCTTTAGCAAGAGAATAATAGCGAAAAAATCTATCCCAAAAATATGATACACGTGAACGTCATCCGCAACCTGCGTGGTATCAACAAAATATTATTTCTGCGATAGATTAAGATAATTGAAAAAATATGACAGGTTTTGCGGATGACAATGGTTTTGCCTACTTTTCCCGAAAGAAAAGTAGGTCGAGCCGAAGGCTTAACCTGAAAAGGGATGAGAATTCGATAAGACTCCGTCTCGATAATCATGCTCTTTCAAATTATTAAAGGAATGACAAACAATGTTATTCAAAACACATAAAATCGCACTTGCCCTATGTCTTAGCACTTCTTTAGCTGGCTGTTCTGCTGTGGTCAAAACACCGTATAACGCACCAACAGTCCAAGTACCACAACAGTTTCAGTACGATGCACAAAAAAAACAAAATGTAAAACTGACTGATCAATGGTGGACATTATTTAATGATGCTCAACTCAATCAATTAGTTGAACAGGTTTTAGCAAAAAATACGGATCTTGCTGTTGCAGGTATCGCCTTGAAACAAGCTCGTTTACAAGCAGGCTTGGCTGAAAATCAGCAAGGTATTCGAACCAGCTCTAGTGTTTCTACAGGTCACAACTATGACCTACGCTCAGGTGATGGCAGTGATCGCGGTTTATCAACCAGTGTTGGCGTGAGTTATGAGTTAGATTTATTTGGAAAACTTGCCAATCAAACTGAGGCAAGTCGTTGGGAAGCTCTGGCAAGCGAACAAGACCTTCAAGCAACAGCGCAAAGCTTAGTTGCCACCACAGCCAAACTCTACTGGCAACTGGGTTATTTAAATGAACGCTATAACACCATCCAACAAAATTTAGCATCTACGCAAAAAATATATGAGTTGGTCCAATCTCAATACCGAGCAGGTGCAGTTTCAGGTTTAGACCTTACTCAAGCGGAACAATCGGTACAAAGCCAAAAAGCCAGTTTAAGCCAGATCGAACAACAACGTGTTGAAGCACGCACTGCCATTGCGGTACTGCTGCATCAACCTGTGCAACAACTGAATATTCAAGAGCCAGCGCAATTACCTCAAAGTGCATTGCCTAATATTGCTGTTGGATTGCCAGCCGAAATTTTATCTCGTCGTCCTGATTTACAAGCATCTGAACTGCGCTTACGCAAAACCCTTGCCAATAAAGATGCAACCAAAGCCAGTTATTATCCTTCGATTAATTTGACTGGTAATTTAGGTGCATCGAGCACCTCGTTAACGCAACTCTTGCAAAATCCGGCCTTAACTTTGGGTGCAAGTTTAAGTCTTCCCTTTCTGCAATATAACGACATGAAGAAAGATCTTGCGATCAGCGATCTGGAATATGAAAAAGCAATTATTCAATATCGCCAGACGCTATATCAGGCTTTTGCAGATGTAGAGAATGCTTTATCCAATCGAACTCAACTGGATCAACAGGTGCAATTGCAACAACGCAATCTAGAGCTAGCGGATAAAACAGAGCGATTAACAGAGGTTCGTTATCGTAATGGTGCGATCGCTTTGAAGAATTTACTCGATGCTCAAGCGACCACCCGTAACGCACGACTCAGTCTGGTTGAAACCAAACAGAATCAGTACAATGCTTATGTGACCTTGATGCAGGCATTGGGTGGAAGCCCGATCAAACAATAGTCTATCTAGACTATTGTTTTAATTCTGCTTGGTCTTCCGTATTGGTATGAATCAACTGAGAAGATTTCACTTTATCTTGGGCATCAAATACAACCTCATATGAGAGTTTTTGCCCATTAAAGTAGATCTCAGTTGGTGAACCAATAATTTCCCATAGACCAATTGTGGCAATATCCGCAGTCGTGTGCCACAGTGTGCGGCTGATTCTTGCTGCTTTTGAATATCCTTGTTGAAAGGTATAAATCTCTTTACGTTCGCCATTTATGGTTTCTGAGGTGACTGGCGCACCCAATTCAGAAATCACGTTATTACGATGTTTTCCTACTTCTAAAACGGTCAAGTTCTTTTTATGCGGTTGGTTACTTGCCATAACCGCTGCGCAGCCTTGTAGCGATAGTAGCATCGCTAAACCGAATACAATGATAATTTTCTTCACGTTATGATGACCTTCCCCGAAGCATTAAAATAATATGTTTATCGACACTCTATTTAAAAATTTTCGATTAAACAAAAAACCAGCATTAATTATCATATAAAGTATGGGATGACAAATGATTAATTATACTTATTGATATATTTTCAATGGATCGCTTATTGTCGAATTAAATATAAGATCAAAGTTTATGAAGTGATGTTGTCCATAGCTTTTGTGTTTGCGCCCAAACTTATGTTTATATTTTAAGCAAAAAAAAGTTAAGATAAAATAGAAAATCAAATAGTTATATGAAATTATGCGTGATAGCTACAGTTAAACACGAAAAGGAACAAACAACGTGCACAAGAATAAATTTTTAATCGCAGCAGCAATTTGTAGTGGAGTAGCTGCATTATTACATTTAGGCTGCATTATCTTCGGCGGTGACTGGTATAGATTTTTTGGAGCTGGAGAACAAATGGCGCAAATGGCTGAGATGGGTCATATTTATCCCACAATAGTTACCCTGATAATTGTCACCCTGCTAATAATTTGTTCGCTTTACGCTTTATCGGGGGCAGGTGTTATTTTAAAACTTCCATTATTACGTCTCGCATTATGCGTAATCACCACAATATATCTAATACGGGGAATAGTTTTTATCCCATTAATGCCAATGTTTCCCGAGAATAGCCTTACATTCTGGTTAGTCAGCTCAACTATATGTATTGTATTTGGTTTACTTTATGCCTTTGGTATTCGTCAATCTTGGGCTTATCTTAGCGAAGGTCATACTAAACAAAACAATCAAACAGAGTTCTTCAATTGAATCATCAAGAGGTATAGTTTCTCTGCCAAGATGAATTTTTTAGGTATTAACCAAGGTTTTACTCAACATGGCAAATAAAAATACCAAAACTACATTTTTAAAAGCCTCATAATCCTAAAAAAATAAAGCCGCTATCAAAGCGGCTTTATCAAATAAATTAGATTAATCTTATTCATCATCCATCATTGATTGGCTCATACCCACAGTATTAAAACCACCATCAACATACATGATTTCACCTGTAATGCCTGAAGCCCACGGTGAACAAAGGAATAATGCAGCATTACCGACTTCTTCAATAGTCACATTACGTTTTAAAGGTGCAATCTTTTCATTGGCATCTAACATTTTACGGAAAGATTTAATACCAGATGCCGCCAAAGTACGGATTGGACCCGCTGAAATCGCATTTACACGAATACCATCTGCACCCAAGCTAGAAGCTAAATAACGAACACCTGCTTCCAAAGATGCTTTTGCCATACCCATCACGTTGTAGTTTGGCATCACACGCTCAGAACCTTGATAAGTCAAAGTCAATAAACAACCTTGGCGCGCTTGTAATAAAGGCTTCGCTGCACGAGCCATCGCAACAAAACTATAAGCACTGATGTCATGCGCGATTTTGAAACCGTCACGGTCTGTCACGTCTGTAAAATCACCATCAAGCGTATGTGCTGGTGCGAAACCAATTGAATGCACCACACCATCTAAACCATCCCAATGTTTTGCAAGTTCGACAAAGGCATTATCAATTTCTTCATCTACTGCAACATCACAAGGAAAAACCAAGTTTGAGCCAAATTGTGCTGCAAAATCATCAACACGTTTCTTTAACTTTTCATTTGGATAAGTAAACGCTAACTCCGCACCTTCACGATGTAAAGCGGCTGCAATACCGTAAGCAATTGATAATTTGCTGGCAATCCCAGCAATTAAAAAACGTTTACCAGCTAAAAGTCCTTGTGACATCTTATTCTCACTCGAAAAATTTTCACCCATGATGCCAATATTCCGTGTTTTTCGGAATTGCATAATGCATCTTTTTTCTCAATCCTACAAAAAAACACGCTGAAATCGCTTGCATCTACCTCAGTTTAAACATGACGTCAGATGCATAAAACGATTCAGCGTGTTTAGTTGAAGTCGATAAAACAACTCGAATCTATGCTTACTTCTGAATTAAGCTCAATAAGCGCATAAATGAATAATACATCCAAACCAAAGTTGCCAATAACGCAATACTACATACCCACTCAAAGTTTTTAGGTGCATATTGAGCAGCAGCATTTTCAATCAAATCAAAATCTAAAATAAGATTTAAGGATGCAATTACCGCAACAAAAGCAGCAAAACCAATTCCCAACCAATTGCTCTCAAAGATATAAGGGATGGTCGAACCAAGTGCGAAACTTAAAAAAATCTGTACGACGAATACCAATGCAATCGCAATCGAAGCAGAAATGACTACAGCCTTAAACTTCTCTGTAGCACGAATCACTTGGAACTTATACAAAGCAAACAAAACCAAAGTGGTCACAAACGTTGCAAGTAAAGCTTGTAATGGCACACCAGGAAATTTCACTTGGAAAATGAAAGATACCCCACCTAAAAATGCACCCTCAAATAAAGCAAAAGGAATCGCCAAAGCTGGGGCTGTATTTGGTTTAAACGTGGTGATTAAACCAAGCGCAAGACTACCAATAATGCCGACAATGGTCGCTGCATAAGCAATTGAAAAATTAGCAGTCATCGCACAATATAAAAATAATGCAATGCCTAATGCCGCTGCAATCACGGTTAATAGCACAGACTTCTGAATAGCCCCTTGGATGGTCATGGGCTCGGCTACATTACTATAGGTTTCAACACGGGTTAAAATAGGATTATCGCTTTGCATGTCTGCTCTCTTTTTATAGTTAACGAAATGAAAATGTGAGTGTAAGCGATTTTGCAATTTAGCCCAATATTTTTTTACATTCGATAAAAAAGGAGCCGATTTAAGCTCCTTTTCTCAATAATAATGATCTATTTTTTTAGAGAAGATCAAATACCATGATTATTTATCATTATTCATAATAAAAAAATATTCACGGTAATATTTTAACTCTGCAATTGAATCTCGGATGTCATCCATCGCCAAATGTGACGCATTTTTCTTTAAGCCACTCATAATTTCAGGTCTCCAGCGTTTGGCTAACTCTTTCACTGAAGATACATCCAAGTTTCGATAATGGAAGAATTGTTCTAATTCAGGCATTAAACGATGCAAGAAACGACGGTCTTGACAAATCGAGTTACCACACATCGGCGATGATTTTGGATTGACCCACTTTTTCAGGAATTCCAATGTTTGCTGTTCCGCATCTTGTGCAGTCAATTTACTGCGACGCACACGTTCAATTAGACCAGATTGACCATGCTGTTTGGTATTCCACTCGTCCATTGCATTTAAAATCAAATCAGACTGGTGTACGGCTAAAACAGGACCCTCAGCTAAGATATTAAGATTGTCATCCGTAATAATTGTCGCAATTTCAATAATCTTGTCGTTATCGGTATCAAGACCTGTCATTTCAAGGTCGATCCAAATTAATCGTGTATCAGGGGTGCTGCTCATGGATGGCGATTCTAATGTGCTTAAAAACATCAATAGTAGCAAATTAATTACATCTTGGCTGTAATTCTATAGCGGCTTCGTGCTATTTTTGCGGTCTTGAAAGTGTGGATTTTTTGGGATATGAATGGCTTTAATTCGTAAGCGTCGATTAACTGAACAGCAGCAACGTCGTATTGAGAAACAACATAAGTCTCGTCAAGATGACATTGATACATCGCAAGATTTAGATGGACTGGTGGTTCAGCATTATGGTCGTCAACTCGAAGTACAAGCTTTGTCTGTACCTGCACAACATCCCGAAAAACCGCTGGTTGCAGATGGTGAGCCAGAACCGTTTTGGAAACCGATTGAATTAGATAGCATTTGGCGTTGCCATACCCGTACCAACTTAGAGTTGTTGGTAACCGGTGACCGTGTCAAATGGCAAGCAGATCCAAATACAGGGCTTGGGATTATCACGGCGATATACCCTCGACAATCCTTACTCACGCGTCCAGATCGTTATCATAAGGTCAAACCCGTAGCTGCCAATATCAGTCTGATCGTGATTGTATTTGCGCCCCTACCTGAACCTGCACCGACATTAATTGATCGCTATTTGGTCGCGTGTGCAGATGCCAATATTCCAGCTTTATTGGTGCTGAATAAATCTGATCTGCTCACAGAAAATGATCCAATTCTAACCTTGCTCAGCGAATATGAAGCTTTGGGTTATGAAAGTTTGATTTGCCAATCACAAGGTGATTTGTCTGCGCTTGCTGCACGACTGGATAATGAGACGGTGGCTTTTGTAGGTCAATCAGGCGTAGGTAAAAGCTCATTGATTAATACCATTGTTCCAGACGCTGCACAGAAAACCAATGTCATCTCAGAAAACTCAGCATTGGGTCAACATACCACCACCTCAACCCGTTTGATTAAATTTGGAACAAATGGTGCGTTAATCGATTCACCGGGTATTCGTGAATTTGGACTCTGGCATTTGAGTTTGGAAAAAGTACGTACAGGCTTCCCAGAAATCGAAGCACACTTAGGGCTTTGCCAATTTCGCAACTGTACCCATACCCATGAGAAGAATTGCGCGTTGAAACAAGCGGTTGAAGCTGGAGAGATTTTGCCTCGTCGTTTAGACAGTTATTTACGACTGAGCGATGAAATCCAAGAAGCTCAACAAAAAAATTAACATTAATTAAAACTTGCCCTTGAACTAAGGTTTTTGATCACCATTGAGATAAGTTATACTCAGTGGCAATTTTTGATTTCTAACTTTAGGTGACTTGTGGAACGTTGGTTTGAGTTTATGGGGAATCACCCCTTCTTGTTTGGCACACTTGGGGTGTTAATCATTTTGTTCTTTGTTTTAGAAGGACAACGCAATGGTCGTAAAATTTCACCACAATCTTTAGGTATTTTGGTTAAAGCAAAAAATGCCATGCTGATTGATCTTCGTGATGCGAAAGATTTCCGTGAAGGTCACATTAGTGGTAGCCGTAACATTTCTTACAGCCAAATCACCAGTCACATCGATGAATTAAAAGCCAGTGACCGTCCATTGGTCTTTATTTGTAACTTAGGGCAAGTTGCAGGCACCGCTTTGCAAAAAGTGGGTCATGCAGACAGTTACCGCTTAGACGGCGGAATTAGTAACTGGAAAGCACAAGGCTTGCCATTAGTGAAAAGTAAAACCAAAGCTTAAGGAGAGAACAGATGACAACTCCAAACGTCACGATCTATTCAACACTTTCTTGTCCATATTGTGTCCGTGCGAAACAATTGCTGGAACGTAAGGGTGTTGCTTATAAAGAAATTAATCTTTCCAATGAAGCGCCGGAAGTTCGTATTGAGTTAATGCAACGTACTAATCATCGTACCGTGCCACAAATTTTTATCAAAGACCAGTTTATTGGCGGTTTCGACCAACTTTATGCTTTAGAGCGTGAAGGTAAACTCGATTCATTATTGGCTTAACTACACTCCAAAATTTAAGGAAAAACAATGAGCGAAGAACAAGTTCAACCACAACTCGCGTTAGAACGTATCTACACAAAAGATATTTCATTTGAAGTTCCAGGTGCACAAGTATTTACTAAACAATGGCAGCCTGAACTTAATATCAATTTATCTTCTGCAGCAGAGAAAATTGATCCAACACATTATGAAGTGTCTTTGAAAGTTGTGGTTCAAGCGAACAACGAAAATGAAACTGCGTTCATCGTTGATGTAACTCAATCAGGTATTTTCTTGATTGATGGTGTAGAAGAAGATCGTCTTCCATACATTCTTGGCGCTTATTGCCCAAACATTCTGTTCCCGTTCTTACGTGAAGCAGTAAATGATTTAGTAACAAAAGGTAGCTTCCCACAATTGCTTCTTACACCAATTAACTTTGATGCTGAGTTCGAAGCAAACATGCAACGCCTACAAGCAAATGCTGATGCGGAAGGTCAAGCTTAATCAAACTCAAGCTTACTTATAAAAAGGGACTGATTTTTTCAGTCCCTTTTTATATTCACCCCACAATAGTTCTAAAAGTCAGGTTTATCCTTGCAGTACTGACTTTTTTAGTGGGCGGTAAACGATGTAGCCAATGCGTTTGTGTCACATCTTTCATGACCAATAAACTACCATGCTCTAAATATAGTTCTACTTTTTCTTTACTCTGTTTATGTTTAAACGCGAATTTTCGTTCTGCCCCAAAGCTTAATGAGGCAATCGCACCATTTTTTTTCAGATCTGTTTCACCATCACTATGCCATGCCATTCCCTCCTCACCGGAATGGTAAAGATTGAGTAGACAAGAGTTGAATGTTTCGCCTGTTAACGTTTCAACCAGTGCTTTGAGCTCGATGAGTTCAACTGTCCACGGCAACGCATATTTATTCATGTTGGAATAGGTATATTCAAAGCGCCGATCACCATACCAAGCCACTTTACGTTTGGTGGTGAATAGTTTGCCAAAAATCAGTGCTTGATCATTTTCCCAAGCAATTGTATGTAGCAATGCCTCAAAATAATGATCTGCCGCCGCTGTTTGCACCACTTTGCCATAGTACTGTACCGTACCATCATAAGGTAAATAATTCTGCTCTGGATCAGCTTCAATATCAAATAGTTGCATCTTTCCACTTCTTATAGGCCAGCTTCATACAATGTCCACAAGGGCGATAACCTTGTCCCCTTGCTTCATGCTCATCAGCAAAAACACCCGATTACTTTTTAGCATGCGCTTCCCTGAAGTACAGGTCAATCTGCCATAAATTTTAAGCTGAGCATTGCCTGCAAACCGAATTTCCTGCTGTTTTAATTTTAGATGTAACTCAGTTTGCTCTAACTCACTATGCCGCCACATCAGACTAACTCATCGCATCATGGAAAATAATACCAAGGCTATAACGCTCCCCTTGTAGAATCGGGCTCACTCCATGCTTGATATTGACCCGATAATAGCCCTGATTGCCTTTTTCAGGTTTAAACTGTGTCGTAAAAATCAATATATCGCCTTGTTCTGGCTGCATCACCAACACCTTGGATTGAGCTCGAGGAATTTGTTGGGTTAAAACAAATTCACCTCCCGTAAAATCCACATTTGGCTGGCTCAATACAATCACCAGCTGTAAAGGAAAATAAACCTCACCATATAAATCCTGATGAAGTGTATTAAAACCACCTTGTCCATATTTCAAAATCAGTGGCGTTGCCAGCGTTTGCCCATGTTGATGACATTGCTGTAAAAATTCTGCATGTGAGGATGGAAATGAGCGCTCTAATTTCAATACCCTAAACCATGCATTGGCTATCGGCACCAGATGGGGATAAACTTCATGGCGTATCCGTTCAATCAGATTTGGTAAAGGATAAGTAAAATATTTATATTCCCCCAAACCAAAGCGATAGCGTTGCATCTCAACTGATTTACGATACAGATCAGGTTGCGAATATAGCTGTTTGAGCAGCTCACATTGCTCAGTCGATAAAATCTGCTTAATCAAGGCAAATCCCTGTTGATGTATTTGCTCAGTGATAACATCCCAATTCAGCGCTTGAATCTTATCGATCACGGCTTGGATCTGTGTCAGTTCAGATTGCTGCATGTGTTTGAACACCTTCCCAGCCAATAATTGCCGTTTTTCGGACACTGCCCCACTCATAACCACCAAAGAGACCACTTGACTGAATTACCCGATGGCATGGGATTAAAAATGCCACAGGATTACTGCCGATCGCCGATCCTACCGCACGGGCTGCTTTAGGATGATTAATCACTTTTGCAAGCTCACCATAAGTCGCAAGTTGTCCCATCGGAATTTTAAGCAGACTTTGCCAAACCTTGAGTTGAAAATCAGTTCCTTTCAAATGCAGTTTAATCTCAGCCAATTGCTGCTGGTCTTTTTGAAACAAAGCTAAAGCACTCTGTTGAAAAGCATCAATCTGCTCAATAAAGACAGCTTGAGGAAATTGCAGCTTTAACTGCGCTAAGGCATCAGCACGATCATCGACAAAACTTAATGCACAAATCCCTTTATGTGTCGATGCAATCAGCACTTCACCAAACAAAGTCTCTGTGAATTGATAGTGAATCGTCAGACTCTGACCACCTTGTTTATATTCGGCCGGAGTCATGCCTTCTATCTGAACAAATAAATCATGCAAGCGGCTGGTACTGGACAATCCTGTGGCAAAGGTCGCATCAAAAACACTACCCTGCTCCTGCTTCAAAATCTGTTTGGCATATTCAACACTAATATACTGTAAAAACTTCTTAGGACTGGTGCCGACCCAATCCGTAAATAACCGCTGAAAATGAGCAGGGCTTAAGTGAATATGTGCGGCCACCTCATCCAATTGTGGCTGTTGCTGAAAGTTCTGCTGGATATACTGAATCGCTTGAGCAATGCGCTCATAATTACGTTGTTGTGAGGACATATCATCACCTCTCATCATTCATGTTTTCACTGTAGCAACTTTGTCTTTCAGTGAAAATCTGAATCATGCTCAGTCTTAGCTTTAAATACTAACCAGCTGAATTCCAATAAAAAAAGCTGCACTTTTTTAAGTACAGCCTTATCCTATTATTCCTACCACAGATCTATTAGTGCGAATAATACTTATGCCCTTGGTCACGTAACGTAGCAATTTTTTTGCCTTGTTGCTTTGCTTCATCTAGCTTACCAGCTTGAACAAGCGCTTTTGCTTTATCAATTTCGACAATAATTTGCTCAAATAAATCCGTTGAGCTTGGCACTTTGTCAGAAGTATGTGCAGCCAGCTTAAACTGTTTTG is drawn from Acinetobacter suaedae and contains these coding sequences:
- the orn gene encoding oligoribonuclease, translating into MSSTPDTRLIWIDLEMTGLDTDNDKIIEIATIITDDNLNILAEGPVLAVHQSDLILNAMDEWNTKQHGQSGLIERVRRSKLTAQDAEQQTLEFLKKWVNPKSSPMCGNSICQDRRFLHRLMPELEQFFHYRNLDVSSVKELAKRWRPEIMSGLKKNASHLAMDDIRDSIAELKYYREYFFIMNNDK
- the rsgA gene encoding ribosome small subunit-dependent GTPase A, which translates into the protein MALIRKRRLTEQQQRRIEKQHKSRQDDIDTSQDLDGLVVQHYGRQLEVQALSVPAQHPEKPLVADGEPEPFWKPIELDSIWRCHTRTNLELLVTGDRVKWQADPNTGLGIITAIYPRQSLLTRPDRYHKVKPVAANISLIVIVFAPLPEPAPTLIDRYLVACADANIPALLVLNKSDLLTENDPILTLLSEYEALGYESLICQSQGDLSALAARLDNETVAFVGQSGVGKSSLINTIVPDAAQKTNVISENSALGQHTTTSTRLIKFGTNGALIDSPGIREFGLWHLSLEKVRTGFPEIEAHLGLCQFRNCTHTHEKNCALKQAVEAGEILPRRLDSYLRLSDEIQEAQQKN
- a CDS encoding rhodanese-like domain-containing protein, translated to MERWFEFMGNHPFLFGTLGVLIILFFVLEGQRNGRKISPQSLGILVKAKNAMLIDLRDAKDFREGHISGSRNISYSQITSHIDELKASDRPLVFICNLGQVAGTALQKVGHADSYRLDGGISNWKAQGLPLVKSKTKA
- the grxC gene encoding glutaredoxin 3, whose translation is MTTPNVTIYSTLSCPYCVRAKQLLERKGVAYKEINLSNEAPEVRIELMQRTNHRTVPQIFIKDQFIGGFDQLYALEREGKLDSLLA
- the secB gene encoding protein-export chaperone SecB, with protein sequence MSEEQVQPQLALERIYTKDISFEVPGAQVFTKQWQPELNINLSSAAEKIDPTHYEVSLKVVVQANNENETAFIVDVTQSGIFLIDGVEEDRLPYILGAYCPNILFPFLREAVNDLVTKGSFPQLLLTPINFDAEFEANMQRLQANADAEGQA
- a CDS encoding alpha-ketoglutarate-dependent dioxygenase AlkB family protein, which translates into the protein MQLFDIEADPEQNYLPYDGTVQYYGKVVQTAAADHYFEALLHTIAWENDQALIFGKLFTTKRKVAWYGDRRFEYTYSNMNKYALPWTVELIELKALVETLTGETFNSCLLNLYHSGEEGMAWHSDGETDLKKNGAIASLSFGAERKFAFKHKQSKEKVELYLEHGSLLVMKDVTQTHWLHRLPPTKKVSTARINLTFRTIVG
- a CDS encoding 2OG-Fe(II) oxygenase translates to MQQSELTQIQAVIDKIQALNWDVITEQIHQQGFALIKQILSTEQCELLKQLYSQPDLYRKSVEMQRYRFGLGEYKYFTYPLPNLIERIRHEVYPHLVPIANAWFRVLKLERSFPSSHAEFLQQCHQHGQTLATPLILKYGQGGFNTLHQDLYGEVYFPLQLVIVLSQPNVDFTGGEFVLTQQIPRAQSKVLVMQPEQGDILIFTTQFKPEKGNQGYYRVNIKHGVSPILQGERYSLGIIFHDAMS
- a CDS encoding methylated-DNA--[protein]-cysteine S-methyltransferase codes for the protein MSSQQRNYERIAQAIQYIQQNFQQQPQLDEVAAHIHLSPAHFQRLFTDWVGTSPKKFLQYISVEYAKQILKQEQGSVFDATFATGLSSTSRLHDLFVQIEGMTPAEYKQGGQSLTIHYQFTETLFGEVLIASTHKGICALSFVDDRADALAQLKLQFPQAVFIEQIDAFQQSALALFQKDQQQLAEIKLHLKGTDFQLKVWQSLLKIPMGQLATYGELAKVINHPKAARAVGSAIGSNPVAFLIPCHRVIQSSGLFGGYEWGSVRKTAIIGWEGVQTHAAI
- a CDS encoding cytochrome b562; amino-acid sequence: MMKRTLATIILVSSFSLSSAVMAASLADDMKTLGKNYKVFNQAKNPQDATAALNNMRGAAVNSKQFKLAAHTSDKVPSSTDLFEQIIVEIDKAKALVQAGKLDEAKQQGKKIATLRDQGHKYYSH